A single window of Cellulomonas sp. NTE-D12 DNA harbors:
- a CDS encoding LacI family DNA-binding transcriptional regulator has protein sequence MADRLVRGVDAARPAVPTLEQVAAKAGVSRSTASRAINGGLRVSPEALLAVEAAVADLGYSPNRAARSLVTRRTDSIALVVPEPDERVLSDPFFAGTLNGLASALADTEIQVVLVIARPGQNERTVRYLRNGHVDGAIVVSHHRDDTLDRALVELRLPSVFVGRPLSATPEVDSRLQYVDTDNVQGGRMATQHLLDRGCRRIGTIAGPEDMSAGIDRLIGWRQAMTAAGQRDDAVVHGDFTIVSGAEAARRLLTEHPDVDGIFIASDLMAAGALPVLAELGREVPKDVAVVGYDNLGVAASTQPPLTSVIQPVVAMARAAGLRLLDQLQGATPTPPLIFAPELVVRASA, from the coding sequence ATGGCCGATCGCCTCGTGCGCGGCGTGGATGCCGCACGCCCGGCCGTCCCCACGCTCGAGCAGGTCGCCGCGAAAGCAGGCGTGTCCAGGTCCACGGCGTCGCGGGCGATCAACGGAGGGCTGCGGGTCTCCCCCGAGGCCCTGCTGGCGGTCGAGGCCGCCGTGGCGGACCTGGGCTACTCCCCCAACCGGGCCGCGCGGTCGCTGGTCACACGACGGACGGACTCGATCGCCCTCGTCGTGCCGGAGCCGGACGAGCGGGTGCTGTCCGACCCGTTCTTCGCGGGCACCCTGAACGGTCTGGCGAGCGCGCTGGCGGACACCGAGATCCAGGTGGTGCTCGTCATCGCTCGTCCCGGGCAGAACGAGCGGACGGTCCGCTACCTGCGCAACGGCCACGTGGACGGCGCCATCGTGGTGTCGCACCACCGCGACGACACCCTGGACAGGGCCCTCGTCGAGCTGCGGCTGCCGAGCGTGTTCGTCGGGCGACCGCTGTCCGCGACGCCCGAGGTGGACTCCCGGCTGCAGTACGTCGACACCGACAACGTGCAGGGCGGCCGGATGGCCACGCAGCACCTCCTGGACCGGGGCTGCCGGCGGATCGGCACGATCGCCGGACCCGAGGACATGTCCGCCGGCATCGACCGCCTCATCGGCTGGCGGCAGGCGATGACCGCCGCAGGCCAGCGCGACGACGCCGTGGTGCACGGCGACTTCACCATCGTCTCCGGCGCCGAGGCGGCCCGGCGGCTGCTCACCGAGCACCCGGACGTCGACGGCATCTTCATCGCGTCGGACCTGATGGCCGCCGGTGCGCTGCCCGTGCTGGCGGAGCTCGGCCGGGAGGTGCCCAAGGACGTCGCCGTGGTGGGCTACGACAATCTCGGGGTCGCTGCCTCGACCCAGCCGCCGCTGACGTCGGTGATCCAGCCGGTCGTCGCGATGGCGCGGGCGGCCGGCCTGCGCCTCCTGGACCAGCTGCAGGGCGCGACGCCCACGCCGCCGCTGATCTTCGCCCCCGAGCTGGTGGTGCGCGCCTCGGCGTAG
- a CDS encoding Glu/Leu/Phe/Val dehydrogenase, translating into MNPSPSPLATARAQLATAVQILGYDDGMHAVLRQPRRELHVAVPLRRDDGHVELLHGYRVQHNISRGPGKGGLRYAPGVDIDEVRALAMWMTWKCAVVELPYGGAKGGVTIDPRAYSSSELERVTRRYTSEIMPMIGPERDVMAPDIGTDEQIMAWVMDTYSVNRGFTIPAVTTGKPLAVGGSLGRATATSRGVLHAATATLRDAGVRLDEVSAAIQGFGKVGGPLARFLHEKGCRVVAVGDERGAIVRSDGLDVAALSAHVARTGSVVGFPDADPLDPAELLALDVDVLFPAAVEGVLDEESAARVKARWVVEAANGPTTTEGDRVLADRGVVVVPDILANAGGVVVSYFEWVQANQAYWWTEREIEERLEHRMLEAYAAVSQVSRAEGISLRDAALVIGVRRVAEAHLIRGLYP; encoded by the coding sequence ATGAACCCCTCTCCCTCTCCGCTCGCGACGGCGCGAGCGCAGCTGGCGACAGCCGTGCAGATCCTCGGGTACGACGACGGCATGCACGCCGTCCTGCGCCAACCCCGGCGCGAGCTGCACGTGGCCGTGCCGCTGCGCCGTGACGACGGCCACGTCGAGCTGCTGCACGGCTACCGCGTGCAGCACAACATCTCCCGCGGCCCCGGCAAGGGCGGCCTGAGGTACGCGCCCGGTGTCGACATCGACGAGGTGCGGGCGCTCGCGATGTGGATGACCTGGAAGTGCGCCGTCGTCGAGCTCCCGTACGGCGGTGCGAAGGGCGGTGTCACCATCGACCCGCGGGCCTACTCCTCCTCCGAGCTGGAGCGGGTCACCCGCCGGTACACCAGCGAGATCATGCCGATGATCGGCCCGGAGCGGGACGTGATGGCCCCGGACATCGGGACCGACGAGCAGATCATGGCCTGGGTGATGGACACCTACTCGGTCAACCGCGGGTTCACCATCCCGGCCGTCACCACCGGCAAGCCGCTGGCCGTCGGCGGGTCGCTCGGCCGGGCGACGGCCACCTCACGCGGGGTGCTGCACGCCGCGACCGCGACCCTGCGCGACGCCGGTGTGCGTCTGGACGAGGTCAGCGCGGCGATCCAGGGATTCGGCAAGGTGGGCGGTCCGCTGGCCCGCTTCCTGCACGAGAAGGGCTGCCGCGTCGTCGCGGTGGGCGACGAGCGAGGTGCGATCGTCCGGTCCGACGGGCTGGACGTCGCAGCGCTGTCGGCACACGTGGCGCGCACCGGGTCCGTGGTCGGGTTCCCCGACGCCGATCCGCTCGACCCTGCCGAGCTGCTGGCGCTCGACGTCGACGTGCTGTTCCCGGCCGCCGTCGAGGGTGTGCTGGACGAGGAGAGCGCCGCGCGGGTGAAGGCACGGTGGGTCGTCGAGGCCGCGAACGGGCCGACGACGACGGAGGGCGACCGCGTGCTGGCCGACCGAGGTGTCGTCGTGGTGCCGGACATCCTCGCCAACGCAGGCGGCGTGGTCGTCTCCTACTTCGAGTGGGTGCAGGCCAACCAGGCGTACTGGTGGACCGAGCGGGAGATCGAGGAGCGCCTGGAGCACCGCATGCTCGAGGCCTACGCCGCCGTGTCGCAGGTGTCCCGTGCCGAGGGCATCTCGCTGCGGGACGCCGCCCTGGTGATCGGTGTGCGCCGGGTGGCCGAGGCGCACCTGATCCGCGGCCTGTACCCCTGA
- a CDS encoding META domain-containing protein, whose translation MTIDLRGTWTLVELDDSSPAAGPRGPVHLTFDGDGQVYGMAGVNSVRGTWTLEDGRLQLGPLVSTLLAGDPEPMATEQALVALLREPLQVTVDEDRLRLAADDGSTALLARADPSVVLV comes from the coding sequence ATGACCATCGACCTGCGTGGCACGTGGACGCTGGTGGAGCTGGACGACTCGTCGCCCGCCGCCGGACCGCGAGGCCCCGTGCACCTGACCTTCGACGGTGACGGTCAGGTGTACGGGATGGCGGGCGTGAACAGCGTCCGCGGCACGTGGACGCTCGAGGACGGCCGGCTGCAGCTGGGCCCGCTCGTCTCCACGCTGCTCGCCGGCGACCCCGAGCCGATGGCGACCGAGCAGGCCCTCGTCGCCCTGCTCCGCGAGCCGTTGCAGGTGACGGTCGACGAGGACCGTCTGCGGCTCGCGGCCGACGACGGGTCGACCGCGCTGCTGGCGCGCGCCGACCCGTCCGTCGTCCTCGTCTGA
- the hemQ gene encoding hydrogen peroxide-dependent heme synthase, with protein sequence MTTVDAETVNSSLRYTMWAVFALEDALPADDEERAALVAEAERAVGSDPGLVVRGWYDVSGLRADADLMVWWHAETVEQVQGAYQRLRASELGSVLTPVWSVVGLHRPAEFNRSHVPAFLAGEEPGAYVSVYPFVRSYDWYVLPEEERSRMLAQHGRAAAPFPDVRANTVATFALSDYEFLLAFEAPELHRIVDLMRTLRGVDARLHVREEIPFFTGPRTALADWADKRPLR encoded by the coding sequence GTGACCACCGTCGACGCCGAGACCGTCAACTCCAGCCTGCGCTACACGATGTGGGCCGTCTTCGCGCTCGAGGACGCGCTGCCTGCGGACGACGAGGAGCGTGCCGCCCTCGTCGCGGAGGCGGAGCGGGCCGTCGGTTCCGATCCCGGGCTCGTCGTCCGCGGGTGGTACGACGTCTCGGGCCTGCGGGCCGATGCCGACCTGATGGTGTGGTGGCACGCGGAGACGGTGGAGCAGGTGCAGGGCGCGTACCAGCGGCTGCGGGCCAGCGAGCTCGGTTCCGTGCTCACCCCGGTGTGGTCCGTCGTGGGCCTGCACCGACCGGCGGAGTTCAACCGCTCCCACGTGCCGGCGTTCCTGGCCGGTGAGGAGCCCGGGGCCTACGTGTCCGTCTACCCCTTCGTCCGCTCGTACGACTGGTACGTGCTGCCGGAGGAGGAGCGCAGCCGGATGCTCGCGCAGCACGGCCGCGCCGCCGCCCCCTTCCCTGACGTGCGCGCCAACACGGTCGCGACGTTCGCGCTGTCGGACTACGAGTTCCTGCTCGCGTTCGAGGCGCCGGAGCTGCACCGGATCGTCGACCTGATGCGCACGTTGCGCGGGGTGGACGCCCGGCTGCACGTGCGCGAGGAGATCCCCTTCTTCACCGGACCCCGCACCGCGCTCGCCGACTGGGCGGACAAGCGGCCGCTCCGCTGA
- a CDS encoding ferrochelatase — protein MPTSPDLTRPSGADAPPAQPLAPYDAVLLLSFGGPDGPDDVMPFLRNVTAGKNIPDARLEQVAEHYHHFGGASPINGQNKALLAALRAELDARGVGTPLVWGNRNWAPFTLDALTEAYAAGARRVLAVVTSAYSSYSGCRQYREDLWKALDGLAAQVAGPGADHPLQVDKIRAYFNHPGFAGAAADAVVDAFAQLPQDGDGARLVFVTHSIPTTMDEASAVSGATYTDQHRDVATVVAATAAERLGRTLDWDLAFCSRSGPPNQPWLEPDVNDHLRALDAAGTRAVVLAPIGFVSDHMEVVYDLDTEALATAAELGMTAVRADTVGVRAQFVSGLVDLLLERAAHERDRSAGRLPEPGPVVGDLPAWSEICRPGCCLQRAGSPSGVPAACSADPLS, from the coding sequence GTGCCCACCTCGCCCGACCTGACCCGTCCGTCCGGGGCCGACGCCCCGCCCGCGCAGCCGCTCGCACCCTACGACGCCGTGCTGCTGCTCTCCTTCGGCGGGCCCGACGGTCCCGACGACGTCATGCCGTTCCTGCGGAACGTCACCGCGGGGAAGAACATCCCGGACGCCCGGCTGGAGCAGGTGGCCGAGCACTACCACCACTTCGGCGGCGCCAGCCCGATCAACGGCCAGAACAAGGCCCTGCTGGCGGCCCTTCGAGCGGAGCTCGACGCGCGCGGCGTGGGCACACCGCTGGTGTGGGGGAACCGGAACTGGGCACCCTTCACCCTGGATGCGCTGACGGAGGCGTACGCGGCCGGCGCCCGCCGGGTGCTGGCGGTGGTGACCAGCGCGTACTCGTCGTACTCCGGCTGCCGGCAGTACCGCGAGGACCTCTGGAAGGCCCTCGACGGGCTCGCCGCCCAGGTGGCCGGCCCTGGCGCCGACCACCCGTTGCAGGTCGACAAGATCCGGGCGTACTTCAACCATCCCGGCTTCGCCGGGGCGGCCGCCGACGCGGTGGTCGACGCCTTCGCGCAGCTGCCGCAGGACGGCGACGGAGCCCGCCTCGTCTTCGTCACCCACTCGATCCCGACGACGATGGACGAGGCGTCCGCGGTGTCCGGGGCGACCTACACGGACCAGCACCGCGACGTCGCCACCGTTGTCGCGGCGACCGCCGCCGAGCGCCTCGGCCGCACGCTCGACTGGGACCTGGCGTTCTGCTCGCGCTCCGGCCCGCCGAACCAGCCTTGGCTGGAGCCCGACGTGAACGACCACCTGCGCGCGCTGGACGCGGCGGGGACCCGTGCGGTGGTCCTGGCGCCCATCGGCTTCGTGTCCGACCACATGGAGGTCGTGTACGACCTGGACACCGAGGCGCTCGCCACGGCGGCGGAGCTGGGCATGACGGCCGTCCGCGCCGACACGGTCGGCGTGCGGGCACAGTTCGTGTCGGGGCTCGTCGACCTGCTGCTCGAACGCGCGGCGCACGAGCGGGACCGATCGGCCGGTCGGCTGCCCGAGCCGGGACCCGTTGTCGGCGACCTGCCAGCCTGGTCCGAGATCTGCCGCCCCGGCTGCTGCCTGCAGCGCGCCGGATCGCCGTCGGGCGTGCCGGCCGCGTGCTCGGCGGACCCGCTGTCCTGA
- a CDS encoding carbohydrate ABC transporter permease gives MSARTAEPTARTAVSDVEWRRPRVRLPWQGMHVVLLGLLLVWCLGPLVLLVKFAVTPTQDILSHPLALFPHGVAWSNVTAAWNDVHVSRYFLNTVVLAAGSWASQIVVATTAGYVLSVLRPAWARVLNGAVLATLFVPAVVLLVPLYLVILHPPVIGHSLVNSFWAVWLPAGASAFNVVLITRFFDNLPREVFEAARVDGAGPYRLFWSVVLPMSKPILGVVSVFAVIASWKDFLWPLLVLRNPDLQPLSVRLPSLQATTDLGVLMAALAISTLLPVVLFLLFQRMFLRGAGLGGAVKG, from the coding sequence ATGAGCGCCCGCACCGCCGAGCCGACCGCCCGCACCGCCGTCTCCGACGTCGAGTGGCGCCGCCCACGGGTCCGGCTGCCGTGGCAGGGGATGCACGTGGTGCTGCTCGGCCTGCTCCTCGTGTGGTGCCTCGGGCCGCTCGTGCTGCTGGTGAAGTTCGCCGTGACGCCGACCCAGGACATCCTGTCCCACCCGCTCGCGCTGTTCCCGCACGGCGTCGCGTGGAGCAACGTCACCGCCGCCTGGAACGACGTCCACGTCAGTCGGTACTTCCTCAACACGGTCGTGCTGGCGGCGGGGTCGTGGGCGTCGCAGATCGTCGTGGCGACGACGGCGGGCTACGTGCTGTCCGTGCTGCGGCCGGCGTGGGCCCGCGTGCTCAACGGTGCCGTGCTGGCCACGCTCTTCGTGCCGGCCGTCGTGCTGCTGGTGCCGTTGTACCTGGTGATCCTGCATCCACCGGTGATCGGGCACTCGCTGGTCAACTCGTTCTGGGCCGTGTGGCTGCCGGCCGGCGCGAGCGCGTTCAACGTCGTGCTGATCACGCGGTTCTTCGACAACCTGCCCCGGGAGGTGTTCGAGGCCGCGCGGGTCGACGGAGCGGGTCCCTACCGCCTGTTCTGGTCCGTGGTGCTGCCGATGAGCAAGCCGATCCTCGGCGTCGTCTCGGTGTTCGCCGTCATCGCGTCGTGGAAGGACTTCCTCTGGCCGCTGCTGGTGCTGCGCAACCCCGACCTGCAGCCGCTGTCGGTGCGGCTGCCGTCGCTGCAGGCCACCACCGACCTCGGCGTGCTGATGGCCGCCCTGGCGATCTCGACGCTGCTGCCCGTCGTGCTGTTCCTGCTGTTCCAGCGGATGTTCCTGCGCGGGGCCGGCCTGGGCGGGGCGGTCAAGGGCTGA
- a CDS encoding sugar ABC transporter permease produces the protein MTTDDVVEVRSRSAGPRGSRRADRTTGARTDAHRAPTPRPAADRGRRPRRGPATWVRGGGLSALVFGLPAIVVFGVFSWMPIVKAVVMSLQRTNLVTTHWVGLANFHRVLADPVLPMAVRNTLWFALLALVFGYPVPLVGAVLMSEVRRAKGLYSALAYLPVVVPPVVAVLLWKFFYDPRPTGVFNTVLGWVGIAPVPWLQSISLAMPSLVLEATWAAAGGTVIIYLAALTSVPAELYDAAEVDGASVWGKVWHVTLPQLRGVLFITLILQVIGTAQVFLEPYLFTGGGPNNATVTILLLIYRYAFGNSLGGRYGEATALSLMLAAVLAVLSVVYFRLTRRWSTT, from the coding sequence ATGACCACCGACGACGTCGTCGAGGTCCGTTCCCGGTCTGCGGGTCCCCGCGGCAGCCGACGGGCCGACCGCACGACGGGCGCCCGGACGGACGCTCACCGCGCTCCCACCCCGCGTCCGGCCGCCGACCGGGGACGCCGGCCACGCCGTGGACCCGCGACGTGGGTCCGTGGCGGCGGGCTGTCCGCCCTGGTGTTCGGCCTGCCGGCGATCGTGGTGTTCGGTGTCTTCTCCTGGATGCCGATCGTCAAGGCCGTCGTGATGAGCCTGCAACGGACCAACCTGGTCACGACGCACTGGGTCGGCCTGGCGAACTTCCACCGCGTGCTGGCCGACCCGGTGCTCCCGATGGCCGTCCGCAACACCCTGTGGTTCGCCCTCCTCGCCCTGGTGTTCGGCTATCCCGTACCGCTGGTCGGTGCCGTGCTGATGAGCGAGGTCCGTCGCGCCAAGGGGCTGTACTCCGCGCTCGCGTACCTGCCGGTGGTCGTCCCGCCGGTGGTCGCCGTGCTCCTGTGGAAGTTCTTCTACGACCCGCGTCCCACCGGGGTGTTCAACACCGTCCTGGGCTGGGTCGGCATCGCCCCGGTGCCCTGGCTGCAGTCGATCTCGCTGGCGATGCCGTCGCTGGTGCTCGAGGCGACGTGGGCCGCGGCCGGCGGGACGGTGATCATCTACCTCGCAGCGCTGACGTCGGTGCCGGCGGAGCTGTACGACGCCGCCGAGGTGGACGGCGCCTCCGTCTGGGGCAAGGTGTGGCACGTCACGCTGCCGCAGCTGCGCGGCGTCCTGTTCATCACGTTGATCCTGCAGGTGATCGGCACCGCGCAGGTGTTCCTCGAGCCCTACCTGTTCACCGGCGGCGGCCCCAACAACGCGACCGTCACGATCCTGCTGCTGATCTACCGCTACGCCTTCGGCAACAGCCTGGGCGGCCGGTACGGCGAGGCGACGGCGCTGTCGCTGATGCTCGCGGCGGTGCTCGCCGTGCTGTCCGTCGTCTACTTCCGTCTGACCCGCCGCTGGAGCACCACATGA
- a CDS encoding extracellular solute-binding protein — protein sequence MRSSRTAALGIAGVVSLGLLAACSSAGGATSASSTSAAPQKVTITVAGLLPGAKQDAVDALNTRVKEFEAKYPNITVQPQEYQWLATTFAAQLAGGTLPTVFEIPVTDGKTLIQNGQLADIDAQVKQLPYANDFNQAVVSNAKGDDGKFYAVPAKSFYSVALHYNRTLFTKAGLDPDKPPTTWDEVRKDAKIIHDKTGVAGYGMMALDNAGGWQLVAAANSRGGTVQTTDGKGTYTATLNDPAVKAHLEWLKALRWEDNSVFPDVTLGWAEINQAFAGGQLAMYTSGSDIYTALVQNQGLTKDWGYGLTAIPTENGGGALGGGTLAAVKVQATAAEKDAAVKWIDFWYLSKLLDQDQAVADAKAQSASGQAVGTPVLPIFSKDQYTKSLGWIKDYVNVPLENMKGYTDVMFTQKLVGEPSHATQDTYALLFPVVQAVLTDKNADVDKLLANANTQGQALLDRS from the coding sequence ATGAGGTCCTCACGCACCGCCGCGCTCGGTATCGCCGGCGTGGTCAGCCTCGGCCTGCTGGCCGCGTGCAGCTCGGCCGGGGGCGCCACGTCGGCGTCGTCGACCAGCGCCGCGCCCCAGAAGGTCACCATCACGGTCGCCGGTCTGCTCCCCGGCGCCAAGCAGGACGCCGTCGACGCGCTGAACACCCGCGTCAAGGAGTTCGAGGCGAAGTACCCGAACATCACCGTGCAGCCGCAGGAGTACCAGTGGCTCGCGACGACGTTCGCCGCCCAGCTGGCAGGCGGGACGCTGCCCACCGTCTTCGAGATCCCCGTGACGGACGGCAAGACCCTGATCCAGAACGGCCAGCTCGCCGACATCGACGCGCAGGTCAAGCAGCTGCCGTACGCGAACGACTTCAACCAGGCCGTGGTCTCGAACGCCAAGGGCGACGACGGCAAGTTCTACGCGGTGCCCGCCAAGTCGTTCTACAGCGTGGCGCTGCACTACAACCGCACCCTGTTCACCAAGGCCGGCCTGGACCCGGACAAGCCGCCGACCACGTGGGACGAGGTCCGCAAGGACGCCAAGATCATCCACGACAAGACCGGGGTTGCCGGCTACGGGATGATGGCGCTCGACAACGCAGGCGGGTGGCAGCTGGTGGCGGCGGCGAACTCGCGCGGCGGGACGGTGCAGACCACCGACGGCAAGGGCACGTACACCGCCACGCTGAACGACCCGGCGGTCAAGGCACACCTCGAGTGGCTCAAGGCGCTGCGCTGGGAGGACAACTCGGTCTTCCCCGACGTGACCCTCGGCTGGGCTGAGATCAACCAGGCCTTCGCCGGTGGCCAGCTCGCCATGTACACGTCCGGCTCGGACATCTACACCGCGCTGGTGCAGAACCAGGGGCTGACCAAGGACTGGGGCTACGGCCTGACGGCCATCCCGACGGAGAACGGCGGTGGCGCACTGGGTGGCGGCACGCTCGCGGCGGTGAAGGTGCAGGCCACGGCGGCGGAGAAGGACGCTGCCGTCAAGTGGATCGACTTCTGGTACCTGTCCAAGCTGCTCGACCAGGACCAGGCCGTCGCGGACGCCAAGGCCCAGTCGGCCTCCGGCCAGGCCGTCGGGACGCCGGTGCTGCCCATCTTCAGCAAGGACCAGTACACGAAGTCCCTCGGCTGGATCAAGGACTACGTCAACGTCCCGCTGGAGAACATGAAGGGCTACACGGACGTCATGTTCACCCAGAAGCTGGTCGGCGAGCCGAGCCATGCCACGCAGGACACGTACGCCCTGCTGTTCCCCGTGGTCCAGGCCGTGCTGACCGACAAGAACGCGGACGTCGACAAGCTGCTCGCCAACGCGAACACGCAGGGCCAGGCCCTGCTCGACCGCAGCTGA
- a CDS encoding glycoside hydrolase family 13 protein gives MPQQHRPDALWWRDAVIYQVYPRSFADGDGDGTGDLTGLRARLPYLAGLGVDALWVTPWYASPMADGGYDVADYRRIDPAFGTLEQAEQVIADARALGIRTIVDVVPNHVSDQHAWFRAALAAAPGSPERARFWFHPGKGPNGDTMPTHWRSDFAGSTWTRTTEPDGTPGEWYLHLFTPQQPDLNWSNPDVVAEHLGILRFWFDRGAAGIRIDSAALLVKDPALPEVPLNPGPGAHPHVDRDELHDIYRGWRAVADSYPDTRVLVGEVWLADPERFARFLRPDEMHTAFNFDFMARPWQAAALRESIDSTLAAHASVGAPPTWVLSNHDVTRPVTRYGRADTGFSFAAKRFGTPTDLDLGRRRARAAALLAAALPGPWYVYQGEELGLPEVEDLPPEVLQDPMHFRSGGADPGRDGCRVPLPWSGTAAPYGFSPPDATHEPWLPQPADWGALTVEAEEADPRSMLHLYREAIRVRHGEPSLGDGSLSWLSSSPDVLAFARGDVTCVVNLGAAAVELPPHTDVLLSSEPLESGRLPRDTAAWLRTAPPVVV, from the coding sequence GTGCCGCAGCAGCACCGTCCCGACGCCCTGTGGTGGCGGGACGCGGTGATCTACCAGGTCTACCCGCGCAGCTTCGCGGACGGTGACGGCGACGGCACGGGCGACCTCACCGGTCTGCGGGCGCGGCTGCCGTACCTGGCCGGTCTCGGGGTGGACGCGCTGTGGGTCACGCCCTGGTACGCGTCGCCGATGGCCGACGGCGGCTACGACGTGGCCGACTACCGCCGGATCGACCCCGCCTTCGGCACGCTCGAGCAGGCGGAGCAGGTGATCGCCGACGCACGGGCGCTGGGTATCCGGACCATCGTCGACGTCGTCCCCAACCACGTGTCCGACCAGCACGCGTGGTTCCGGGCCGCACTGGCCGCGGCTCCGGGCTCTCCCGAGCGCGCGCGGTTCTGGTTCCACCCCGGCAAGGGTCCGAACGGGGACACCATGCCGACGCACTGGCGCTCGGACTTCGCCGGCAGCACCTGGACACGGACCACCGAGCCGGACGGGACGCCGGGGGAGTGGTACCTGCACCTGTTCACCCCGCAGCAGCCGGACCTGAACTGGTCCAACCCGGACGTGGTGGCCGAGCACCTCGGCATCCTCCGGTTCTGGTTCGACCGGGGCGCCGCCGGCATCCGGATCGACTCCGCGGCCCTGCTCGTCAAGGACCCGGCACTCCCGGAGGTCCCGCTGAACCCGGGACCAGGTGCTCACCCGCACGTCGACCGCGACGAGCTGCACGACATCTACCGGGGCTGGCGCGCGGTCGCCGACTCGTACCCCGACACGCGGGTTCTGGTCGGCGAGGTGTGGCTCGCGGACCCCGAGCGGTTCGCCCGCTTCCTGCGGCCCGACGAGATGCACACCGCCTTCAACTTCGACTTCATGGCCCGGCCCTGGCAGGCCGCCGCGCTGCGGGAGTCGATCGACTCGACGCTCGCCGCGCACGCCTCGGTCGGTGCGCCACCGACGTGGGTGCTGTCCAACCACGACGTGACACGGCCGGTCACGCGATACGGACGGGCCGACACCGGCTTCTCGTTCGCCGCGAAACGCTTCGGTACCCCGACCGACCTCGACCTGGGGCGTCGTCGGGCGCGCGCCGCCGCCCTCCTGGCCGCCGCCCTCCCGGGCCCCTGGTACGTGTACCAGGGCGAGGAGCTGGGCCTGCCGGAGGTCGAGGACCTTCCGCCGGAGGTGCTCCAGGACCCGATGCACTTCCGGTCCGGGGGAGCCGACCCCGGGCGCGACGGCTGCCGTGTGCCCCTGCCGTGGTCCGGGACCGCGGCGCCCTACGGGTTCAGCCCGCCCGATGCCACCCACGAGCCGTGGCTCCCGCAGCCGGCGGACTGGGGCGCGCTCACGGTCGAGGCGGAGGAGGCCGACCCGCGGTCGATGCTGCACCTCTACCGCGAGGCGATCCGCGTCCGGCACGGCGAGCCGAGCCTCGGCGACGGGTCGCTGTCCTGGCTGTCGTCGTCGCCCGACGTGCTGGCGTTCGCCCGGGGCGACGTGACGTGCGTCGTCAACCTCGGCGCAGCAGCGGTGGAGCTGCCGCCGCACACCGACGTCCTGCTCTCGAGCGAACCGCTCGAGTCGGGCCGGCTGCCGCGCGACACCGCCGCGTGGCTGCGCACCGCACCTCCGGTCGTCGTCTGA
- a CDS encoding LacI family DNA-binding transcriptional regulator, whose amino-acid sequence MSRRLAEVARKVGVSEATVSRVLNGKPGVSEQTREAVLTALDVLGYERPTKLRGERARLVGLVLPELQNPIFPAFAEVVGGALAQQGFTPVLCTQTAGGVSEEDYVDLLLGQQVSGIVFAGGHYAQRDAGHEHYRLLSDRKLPVVLINASIEELAFPRVSCDDVVAVEQALGHLVSLGHTRIGLLLGPEDHVPSERKLQAARDVAARLGLDLDDRLVARSTYSLESGQASATRLLRHGVTGIVCASDPLALGAIRAVRRSGRRVPDDVSVVGYDDSAFMNCTEPPLTTVRQPIDAMGRAAIDLLVAQIRGAAVANDELLFEPELVVRGSTGPAPTAPAADVDERSAAVAR is encoded by the coding sequence ATGTCACGACGTCTGGCAGAGGTGGCCCGCAAGGTCGGTGTGTCCGAGGCGACGGTCAGCCGGGTGCTGAACGGCAAGCCCGGCGTGTCGGAGCAGACGCGTGAGGCCGTCCTCACGGCGCTGGACGTGCTCGGCTACGAGCGGCCCACCAAGCTGCGCGGAGAGCGGGCGCGGCTCGTCGGCCTGGTGCTTCCCGAGCTGCAGAACCCCATCTTCCCGGCGTTCGCCGAGGTCGTCGGAGGCGCCCTCGCCCAGCAGGGCTTCACTCCGGTGCTGTGCACGCAGACGGCGGGCGGAGTCTCGGAGGAGGACTACGTCGACCTGCTGCTCGGTCAGCAGGTGTCTGGCATCGTCTTCGCGGGCGGCCACTACGCCCAGCGCGACGCGGGCCACGAGCACTACCGCCTGCTGTCCGACCGAAAGCTGCCGGTCGTCCTGATCAACGCGTCGATCGAGGAGCTCGCGTTCCCGAGGGTCTCCTGCGACGACGTGGTCGCGGTCGAGCAGGCGCTCGGTCACCTGGTCTCGCTGGGCCACACGAGGATCGGTCTGCTGCTCGGGCCGGAGGACCACGTGCCGTCGGAGCGCAAGCTGCAGGCGGCTCGGGACGTTGCCGCGCGCCTGGGCCTCGACCTGGACGACCGCCTGGTGGCGCGGTCCACCTACTCCCTCGAGAGCGGTCAGGCGTCCGCGACGCGGCTGCTGCGGCACGGCGTCACGGGGATCGTCTGCGCGTCCGACCCGCTCGCGCTCGGCGCGATCCGCGCGGTCCGGCGGTCCGGGCGGCGGGTGCCCGACGACGTGTCGGTGGTGGGGTACGACGACTCGGCGTTCATGAACTGCACCGAGCCCCCGCTGACCACGGTGCGGCAGCCGATCGACGCGATGGGCCGGGCGGCGATCGACCTGCTCGTCGCCCAGATCCGCGGTGCAGCGGTGGCGAACGACGAGCTGCTGTTCGAGCCGGAGCTGGTGGTGCGGGGCTCCACGGGCCCGGCCCCGACCGCGCCGGCCGCCGACGTCGACGAGCGGTCGGCCGCCGTCGCGCGCTGA